In a genomic window of Methanosarcina horonobensis HB-1 = JCM 15518:
- a CDS encoding hydrophobe/amphiphile efflux-3 (HAE3) family transporter, with the protein MAVIFLLVLLSFQAAQYIEMASGTETQVSKDSQLYKDYDHLFLNTFSTENVIVMVEGNDVKTKELMKAADRLDQQVSLIPGVTSVSSPASILKQINYAKSGRLNVPDSEREIQEMMESYPEYFESLVLDETHMLTVIEIEGSSTNQQQEDIINNIKISSDEADFPPGYKIIITGRSSLMLDIQSEMGKSMGLLLGIAGALMVVVLFLVFRHVRWGLLPLPVVLLGIVFTFGIMGYTGVPMTMVSMSAFPVLIGIGIDYAIQFHNRMEEEIRCGRTSSQALVSTVKNTAPAVLIALVMTALGFVSLFTSVVPMIQDFGKLLLIGVIMCYIASLFFGLITLYGFDWIARKNPYGLFRKKDEKNGIAGENSKNGQKADLENPVCAGDIPVHEPGVIEKTLKKLTGITLKYSTVILVISFLTCCAGIYADQSIPIQTDTNSMIPQDMPSLINYKHMQNIMSGSGDHLNVILRVDDASDPELLEWIDEFSLHEVENRGHIYGASSIVDLVKEQNGGTIPKTSEEIKAIYDDIPASQKQKYIEGGQLLHIDLDIGTAMADLEITGIEELRNIVLQDIQWMQPPPGVSVTITGSSVVIIDMIDGLTNGRSQMTLLGVLLVLMGLLVVYRDIVKALSPIIPMLVVIGWSGLVMSALDIAYNPMTAVMGALILGVGSEYSILMMERYFEEKDAGMDSVDAIYQAVSTTGTALIASGATTVFGFSALIVSPFPMVSSFGLVTVIDVLLAMVVTFVIFPPLIVLMDNHRKKNIGILEKLQDFRKSRRAGNLNT; encoded by the coding sequence ATGGCTGTCATATTTTTACTGGTTCTGCTATCCTTCCAGGCTGCTCAGTATATCGAAATGGCATCCGGAACCGAGACTCAGGTGTCGAAGGATTCGCAGCTGTACAAGGACTATGACCATCTTTTCCTTAACACCTTCAGTACTGAAAACGTTATTGTGATGGTTGAGGGAAATGATGTGAAAACCAAAGAGCTCATGAAAGCTGCTGACAGGCTGGATCAGCAGGTCTCGCTAATTCCTGGTGTTACTTCGGTTTCAAGCCCGGCATCCATCCTGAAGCAGATTAACTATGCGAAGTCCGGGAGGTTAAATGTTCCCGATTCCGAACGGGAAATCCAGGAGATGATGGAGAGCTACCCGGAATATTTTGAGTCCCTTGTGCTTGATGAAACTCACATGCTCACGGTCATTGAAATTGAAGGGAGCAGTACTAACCAGCAGCAAGAAGACATTATCAATAATATAAAAATATCATCAGATGAAGCCGATTTCCCTCCAGGATATAAAATTATTATAACCGGCAGGTCTTCTCTGATGCTTGACATCCAGAGTGAAATGGGAAAAAGTATGGGTTTGTTGCTCGGAATCGCCGGAGCCCTGATGGTAGTCGTGCTTTTCCTTGTGTTCAGGCATGTCAGGTGGGGGCTGCTTCCGCTCCCTGTCGTACTCCTGGGAATAGTATTTACTTTTGGGATCATGGGATATACAGGTGTTCCCATGACAATGGTTTCAATGTCTGCTTTTCCGGTACTGATCGGGATAGGAATTGACTATGCTATTCAGTTCCACAACCGGATGGAAGAAGAAATCAGGTGCGGTAGAACTTCTTCACAGGCCCTTGTCTCTACAGTTAAGAATACCGCACCCGCCGTGCTGATCGCTCTTGTAATGACAGCGCTAGGTTTTGTTTCGCTTTTCACTTCTGTTGTCCCCATGATCCAGGACTTCGGAAAACTCCTGCTCATCGGGGTAATCATGTGTTACATTGCCTCTCTCTTTTTCGGGTTGATAACCCTGTATGGTTTTGACTGGATAGCCCGGAAAAATCCATACGGGCTATTCAGGAAGAAAGATGAGAAAAACGGTATAGCAGGCGAAAACAGCAAAAATGGGCAAAAAGCAGACCTGGAAAACCCAGTATGTGCAGGAGATATCCCTGTGCATGAACCGGGAGTAATTGAAAAAACCCTGAAAAAACTCACAGGTATTACTCTCAAGTATTCCACAGTGATTCTTGTTATATCTTTTTTGACCTGCTGTGCCGGAATTTATGCTGACCAGTCAATTCCTATCCAGACCGATACTAACTCTATGATTCCACAGGACATGCCTTCCCTGATCAACTATAAACACATGCAGAATATCATGTCGGGTTCAGGAGACCACCTTAACGTCATCCTGAGAGTTGATGATGCAAGCGACCCGGAACTTCTGGAGTGGATCGATGAGTTTTCCCTGCATGAGGTTGAAAACAGAGGGCACATTTACGGTGCTTCAAGCATAGTGGATCTTGTAAAGGAACAAAACGGCGGGACAATTCCGAAGACCTCAGAGGAAATAAAGGCAATATATGATGACATTCCAGCCAGCCAGAAACAAAAGTACATTGAAGGAGGTCAGCTGCTTCACATTGATCTTGATATAGGGACCGCTATGGCCGACCTCGAAATTACGGGAATCGAGGAGCTTCGAAATATTGTCCTGCAAGATATTCAATGGATGCAGCCGCCACCCGGAGTTTCTGTTACAATTACGGGCAGCTCGGTGGTTATTATCGATATGATTGACGGGCTTACGAACGGCCGGAGCCAGATGACCCTGCTTGGTGTTTTGCTGGTACTTATGGGCCTCCTGGTTGTTTACAGAGATATCGTAAAAGCTCTTTCTCCTATTATCCCAATGCTTGTAGTAATCGGCTGGTCAGGCCTTGTGATGTCCGCTCTGGATATTGCATATAACCCTATGACTGCAGTTATGGGAGCCCTGATCCTTGGAGTCGGGTCCGAGTATTCAATTCTGATGATGGAGCGCTACTTTGAGGAAAAAGACGCTGGAATGGACTCTGTTGATGCTATCTATCAGGCAGTATCCACCACGGGAACAGCTCTTATAGCTTCAGGTGCCACAACCGTGTTCGGGTTTTCAGCCCTTATAGTTTCCCCGTTCCCTATGGTCAGCAGTTTCGGGCTAGTAACGGTTATAGATGTCCTCCTGGCAATGGTTGTAACCTTCGTGATCTTCCCGCCTCTCATAGTCCTGATGGATAACCACAGGAAGAAGAATATCGGGATTCTGGAGAAATTACAGGATTTCAGGAAAAGCCGCAGGGCAGGAAATCTCAATACATGA
- a CDS encoding MarR family winged helix-turn-helix transcriptional regulator, translated as MDEATLSKIILLSMERDALDNLVFEQTFQKKIAGKFRELSKNQPLVIKIIGIEGEIMPSTLGKYTGLEKSSLTRMVDDLEKKGIVYRKTDPGDRRKVLVSLTEKGLNYYNCLSQITAEMADEILQFVNDTDVENFVHSLETMVKILRKVDASRSAGVR; from the coding sequence ATGGATGAGGCAACACTGAGTAAAATAATCCTTTTATCAATGGAAAGGGACGCTCTCGATAATTTGGTTTTTGAGCAGACCTTTCAGAAAAAAATTGCAGGCAAGTTCAGGGAACTGAGCAAAAACCAGCCATTGGTAATTAAAATCATAGGGATCGAAGGAGAAATCATGCCTTCTACTCTTGGAAAATATACTGGTTTGGAGAAGAGTAGCCTGACAAGGATGGTTGATGACCTGGAAAAGAAAGGGATTGTGTACAGAAAAACCGACCCCGGAGACCGGAGAAAGGTGCTTGTTTCCCTTACTGAAAAGGGACTTAATTATTACAATTGTTTGAGCCAGATTACCGCCGAAATGGCTGATGAAATTCTTCAATTTGTTAATGATACGGACGTCGAAAATTTTGTGCATAGCCTTGAAACCATGGTAAAAATCCTGCGTAAAGTAGATGCCAGCCGTTCTGCAGGAGTAAGGTGA
- a CDS encoding TrmB family transcriptional regulator, giving the protein MTLKLIENLQKLGFTGNEAKVYSSLVCLKQAKASDIAESAGVPRPKIYGTLRGMEKKGYVRIIEGEPTLFCCVQPEVLILRIRADFMLSLSETASELSSLSPGSNKFTSEYFYGEQIRV; this is encoded by the coding sequence GTGACTCTTAAGCTTATTGAGAACCTTCAGAAATTGGGGTTTACCGGTAACGAAGCCAAGGTTTATTCATCCCTTGTCTGCCTGAAGCAGGCAAAAGCGAGTGATATTGCCGAAAGCGCTGGAGTTCCGAGGCCCAAGATCTATGGAACCCTCAGAGGGATGGAGAAAAAAGGCTATGTCAGGATAATTGAAGGAGAACCAACCCTTTTTTGCTGCGTGCAGCCAGAAGTGCTCATTCTGAGGATAAGGGCAGATTTTATGCTTTCTTTAAGTGAAACCGCCAGTGAACTAAGTTCCTTATCTCCCGGAAGCAATAAATTTACTTCAGAATATTTCTATGGAGAACAGATCAGGGTTTGA
- a CDS encoding AI-2E family transporter, translating into MSLSTNRNIWQFLALTTILFVLFFAILFYFEDIFIVLIAGAILILITEKMIQLFNRCMDRFPDCNRKVVGLVLLTGMVLLFLIFVSSQVQSLGVLIGDFSNIQQDYTSGASALFSEHESELSKLAASGVIKPQDLQKIGNTIFSGITDLVSKVSYYLFTGILVIPLMFGMYFKHHNKIGSYIQAYAPPEHAEGIIRALKSIGRELEDFFSAKMLESAIVGLICCIGFYLGGLEGWLFLGILAGFLNIIPYLGPLLGAIPPVIVGYIDSPITAVFAVITVIIAQTIDNLYLIPFMISEKVDINPLLSVVLTLAASKLLGPLGMILAIPIYIIYKIIIKESYRELVNIYSKD; encoded by the coding sequence ATGTCCCTCAGTACTAACCGGAATATATGGCAGTTTCTGGCATTAACAACCATACTTTTCGTATTGTTTTTTGCGATACTCTTCTATTTTGAGGACATTTTCATAGTCCTTATTGCAGGCGCAATCCTGATCCTGATTACGGAAAAAATGATACAGTTATTCAACAGGTGCATGGACAGGTTTCCTGATTGCAATAGAAAAGTGGTGGGTTTAGTCCTTCTCACGGGTATGGTGCTTCTTTTTCTGATTTTTGTGAGCAGTCAGGTACAGAGCCTTGGGGTCCTGATAGGGGATTTCAGTAATATACAGCAGGACTACACAAGTGGAGCTTCCGCCCTTTTTTCCGAGCACGAGTCCGAACTTTCAAAGCTTGCGGCTTCCGGTGTTATTAAACCCCAGGACCTGCAAAAAATCGGAAATACTATCTTTTCCGGGATTACCGATCTTGTTTCGAAGGTTTCGTATTATCTTTTTACCGGTATACTGGTAATTCCTCTCATGTTTGGCATGTACTTTAAGCACCATAATAAAATAGGAAGCTACATTCAGGCTTATGCTCCGCCTGAACATGCAGAAGGGATTATCAGGGCCTTAAAAAGTATAGGTCGTGAGCTTGAGGACTTCTTCAGTGCTAAAATGCTTGAGTCTGCTATCGTAGGTCTGATTTGCTGTATAGGTTTTTATCTGGGTGGTCTTGAAGGGTGGCTCTTCCTGGGTATTCTGGCAGGTTTTCTAAATATTATTCCTTATCTTGGTCCACTTCTGGGGGCAATTCCTCCGGTTATTGTAGGGTACATTGATAGTCCCATAACAGCTGTCTTTGCAGTGATAACAGTTATAATTGCCCAGACTATCGACAATCTTTACCTCATACCGTTCATGATCTCGGAAAAAGTGGATATTAACCCGCTCTTGAGTGTAGTCCTAACTCTTGCCGCCTCCAAGCTTTTAGGCCCTCTCGGCATGATACTCGCAATCCCCATATACATCATCTATAAAATAATTATTAAAGAGTCTTACCGGGAACTAGTTAATATATATAGCAAAGATTGA
- a CDS encoding ABC transporter ATP-binding protein has translation MIEVKGLSKSYGQTKAVDIVDLSIGKGELFGLLGPNGSGKTTMIKMLTGQLKPTSGTLKVHGINVLEDPLRVRELVGVIPEQETPPSFLTAEEYLHFVAKIRKMEDYEEICNKWFEFFDFGDQRNLLCKDLSRGTRQKLMFAQAFLHEPELAIIDEPLINLDPVMQRKVKDFLQDYVKNGGTIFISTHILEIAKEICTNIGIIYRGKLVYTGHLDDTKLQGRSFEGFFLDLVSRGKGASNDILKDPLEEISAPA, from the coding sequence ATGATTGAAGTAAAGGGTCTTTCTAAATCTTACGGACAAACAAAAGCAGTAGATATCGTTGACCTTTCTATCGGAAAAGGTGAGCTTTTTGGCCTTCTGGGTCCAAACGGCTCAGGGAAAACGACTATGATCAAAATGCTTACAGGGCAGCTAAAGCCGACCTCAGGTACTCTTAAAGTACACGGAATAAACGTGCTTGAAGACCCTCTGAGAGTCAGGGAACTTGTAGGCGTTATTCCGGAGCAGGAAACTCCTCCCAGTTTTCTGACAGCGGAAGAGTATCTGCATTTTGTTGCAAAAATTCGAAAAATGGAAGATTATGAAGAAATCTGTAATAAATGGTTTGAGTTCTTTGATTTTGGGGACCAGAGAAATTTACTATGCAAAGATCTCTCAAGGGGTACAAGGCAGAAACTCATGTTTGCCCAGGCTTTTCTACATGAGCCCGAACTTGCCATTATCGATGAGCCGCTTATTAATCTTGATCCTGTAATGCAGAGGAAAGTCAAGGATTTCTTGCAGGATTATGTAAAGAACGGGGGGACTATCTTCATTTCCACGCATATTCTTGAAATTGCAAAAGAAATTTGCACAAATATAGGAATTATTTACAGAGGGAAGCTGGTTTATACAGGCCACCTTGACGACACCAAACTTCAGGGTCGAAGCTTTGAAGGTTTCTTCCTGGATCTTGTCAGCAGGGGGAAAGGAGCCTCAAATGATATTCTAAAAGATCCTTTAGAAGAGATTTCTGCCCCAGCCTGA
- the tnpB gene encoding IS200/IS605 family element RNA-guided endonuclease TnpB has product MLKAYKYRIYPSKKQKEMIQVHFGACRFVYNWALEQKIKTYEQTGKSISRFDFQHILVHEVKPSNEWLKEANSQALLASLVNIESAFTKFFREKSGFPKFKSKKNPVQSYQMPQHYAVDFEKQIIKLPKIGEVKTILHRRFEGKLKTATISRSSTGKYYISILVDNEKDIPEKQNFSESTTIGIDAGIKDFAVISNGEKVENPKYLKNSLKRMKCLQKRVSRKVKGSKNRNKARQHLSKIHETISNQRNNFQHQLSFRLISENQAIALETLNVKGMVKNHCLAQSISDASLSSFVTKLEYKAEWLGKTILRIGRFEPSSKLCNVCGHHNSNLTLDVREWTCPDCKTKHDRDVNAAINIKKFSLQDQNLIVI; this is encoded by the coding sequence ATGTTAAAAGCCTACAAATATCGAATCTACCCTAGCAAAAAACAAAAGGAAATGATACAAGTTCATTTTGGTGCATGTAGATTTGTCTATAACTGGGCTTTAGAACAAAAGATAAAAACTTATGAACAAACTGGGAAATCAATATCGAGGTTTGATTTCCAGCACATTTTAGTCCATGAAGTAAAACCTTCTAACGAATGGTTAAAAGAAGCTAATTCACAGGCTCTACTTGCCTCTTTAGTAAATATAGAATCAGCATTTACTAAATTCTTTAGAGAGAAATCCGGATTTCCCAAGTTCAAGTCTAAGAAAAATCCGGTTCAATCATATCAAATGCCTCAACATTATGCGGTAGATTTTGAGAAGCAGATAATTAAGCTTCCTAAAATAGGTGAAGTTAAAACCATACTTCATAGAAGGTTTGAAGGCAAACTTAAAACCGCAACAATTTCAAGATCAAGTACAGGAAAATATTATATCAGTATCCTTGTAGATAATGAAAAAGATATTCCTGAAAAGCAGAACTTTTCAGAATCAACTACAATAGGTATTGATGCAGGCATCAAAGATTTTGCAGTTATATCAAATGGAGAAAAGGTTGAAAATCCAAAATACCTTAAAAATTCTCTAAAAAGAATGAAATGTTTGCAAAAAAGAGTATCGAGAAAAGTTAAAGGCTCTAAGAATAGGAATAAGGCTAGACAGCATCTTTCAAAAATCCATGAAACTATTAGCAATCAGAGAAATAATTTCCAGCATCAACTCTCTTTCAGACTGATTAGCGAGAACCAAGCTATTGCGCTGGAAACTCTGAATGTTAAAGGTATGGTAAAAAATCATTGTCTGGCTCAGTCTATTTCCGATGCTTCGTTGAGTAGTTTTGTAACAAAATTAGAGTATAAAGCTGAATGGTTGGGAAAAACCATTTTACGAATAGGAAGATTTGAGCCATCTTCTAAATTATGCAATGTTTGTGGGCATCACAATTCTAATCTAACTCTTGATGTTAGAGAGTGGACGTGTCCTGATTGCAAAACAAAGCATGACAGAGACGTAAATGCTGCAATCAATATCAAAAAGTTCTCTCTTCAAGATCAAAATCTTATAGTTATCTGA
- a CDS encoding mechanosensitive ion channel family protein → MILLAYVINSLAGNFILKRVLPAKDRYTLRKTVSILITVLALASFFAIWIERTSTLIIAYGILSAGIAIALQDLLRSIAGGIMDNYIQIPLKQET, encoded by the coding sequence GTGATCCTTCTGGCCTACGTTATAAATTCTCTTGCAGGAAACTTTATTCTGAAAAGAGTATTACCTGCCAAAGACAGGTATACTCTGAGGAAAACCGTATCAATTCTTATTACGGTTCTCGCTCTTGCCTCATTTTTTGCAATCTGGATTGAGAGAACCAGCACCCTGATTATTGCCTATGGAATTCTGAGCGCAGGAATTGCAATAGCGCTTCAGGACCTCCTTAGGAGCATAGCAGGAGGAATTATGGATAATTATATCCAAATCCCTTTAAAGCAGGAGACATGA
- a CDS encoding mechanosensitive ion channel family protein, with product MIQVGDNIGDVLDTGNFSTKIMEIREWGNSDQYTGRIIQLPNSFVLNQPIKNYTRDFSFIWDEIRIMLIYGSNWKKAREIALNITNPVVKELESRAKEELMRMGEKYFISTYDVKTSIYTSIGENWIEMRLRYVVDPRKRRAVNNLLTSRILEAFEKEEDIVVGTVVSIDAVKASTKEE from the coding sequence ATGATTCAGGTGGGTGACAATATAGGCGATGTGCTGGATACCGGCAATTTCAGCACCAAAATTATGGAGATTAGGGAGTGGGGAAACTCGGACCAGTACACGGGCAGGATAATTCAGCTGCCGAACAGCTTCGTCCTTAACCAGCCGATTAAAAACTATACTCGGGACTTCTCTTTCATCTGGGATGAGATCCGAATTATGCTTATCTACGGAAGCAACTGGAAAAAAGCTCGGGAAATTGCCCTCAATATTACAAACCCCGTAGTAAAGGAATTAGAATCCCGGGCAAAAGAAGAACTCATGCGCATGGGAGAGAAGTACTTCATATCCACCTATGATGTGAAGACCAGCATCTATACATCGATAGGAGAAAACTGGATTGAAATGAGGCTCCGGTATGTGGTTGACCCAAGAAAAAGGAGAGCAGTCAACAACCTCCTTACCTCAAGAATTCTGGAAGCTTTTGAAAAAGAGGAGGATATCGTTGTTGGGACCGTTGTCAGCATTGACGCGGTGAAAGCTTCTACGAAAGAAGAATAA
- a CDS encoding class I SAM-dependent methyltransferase, with product MYRVVRIQSEKGEEIREKAIAGKFLDTTRKIRKLQIREGTFLEIPVTEAAGETIEGFPVIEQEDPEFLKPSSSLKEYMKDFLSETELVQVPSGWHVLGDIIIVTIPESLDEKKFLIAEALLSIYPKCRSVVRDFGIEGQFRQPKRELLLGSGTETIHKEHGCFFKQDVTKVMYSKGNLEERKRMSKLGKGEIVVDMFAGIGYFSIPMAVHSRPKRITSIEINPESFAYLKENIRLNQVENMITPILGDCSQAAPEGEADRVIMGYVGTTHHYLEPAIKALRKSGGILHYHETVPESLARTRPEERIEKAAEAMGKKVEILETRRIKKYSPGVLHIVVDARIFEQKL from the coding sequence ATGTATAGAGTAGTCCGGATTCAGTCTGAAAAAGGCGAGGAAATAAGGGAAAAAGCAATTGCCGGAAAATTTCTGGATACTACAAGAAAAATCCGGAAACTTCAAATCAGGGAAGGCACTTTTCTCGAAATTCCTGTCACAGAGGCAGCAGGTGAAACAATTGAAGGATTCCCTGTAATTGAACAGGAAGATCCTGAATTCCTTAAACCTTCGTCTTCTCTCAAAGAATACATGAAAGACTTCCTCTCCGAAACCGAACTTGTTCAGGTTCCTTCGGGCTGGCACGTACTCGGAGATATAATTATAGTCACCATTCCTGAAAGCCTTGATGAAAAAAAGTTCCTGATAGCCGAAGCTCTCCTCTCCATATACCCGAAGTGCAGGAGCGTTGTCAGAGATTTCGGAATCGAAGGACAGTTCCGCCAGCCCAAAAGAGAACTCCTTCTCGGCAGCGGGACCGAAACCATCCATAAAGAGCACGGCTGCTTTTTCAAGCAGGATGTAACAAAAGTGATGTATTCCAAAGGGAACCTTGAAGAAAGGAAAAGGATGAGCAAGCTAGGGAAAGGCGAAATTGTTGTGGATATGTTTGCAGGAATAGGATATTTTTCAATTCCCATGGCTGTCCACTCAAGGCCGAAAAGGATTACAAGTATTGAGATAAATCCGGAATCTTTTGCCTACCTGAAGGAAAACATCAGGCTAAACCAAGTGGAGAATATGATTACCCCGATTCTTGGAGACTGCTCTCAAGCTGCTCCCGAAGGAGAGGCTGACAGAGTTATTATGGGCTATGTGGGAACAACGCACCACTATCTGGAACCGGCTATAAAAGCTTTGAGAAAAAGCGGAGGCATCCTGCATTACCATGAAACAGTGCCTGAAAGTCTCGCCAGAACAAGGCCTGAAGAAAGGATAGAGAAAGCTGCCGAAGCCATGGGAAAAAAAGTCGAGATTCTGGAAACCAGAAGGATAAAAAAATATTCTCCCGGTGTCCTGCACATAGTTGTGGATGCGCGAATTTTTGAACAAAAGCTTTAA
- a CDS encoding DUF6141 family protein produces MEQPESGLIFREVQNLHNNIFLVSVLYPALILWYVEIHSLFFGKPAGIQNVPDLYLLALWFVFGVFFPLLFYCTKYITEVRKDGIYTRLIPLNPSFKKIPIYIVEECKIQAYEPFTGKDCVDKPPSKKANFVVILKLITGKKVVISSRNPKELHQAIMSAVSGF; encoded by the coding sequence ATGGAACAGCCGGAATCAGGATTGATCTTTCGAGAAGTACAGAATCTGCACAATAACATATTTCTGGTTTCTGTCCTTTACCCAGCCCTTATACTCTGGTACGTTGAGATACATAGCCTTTTCTTCGGAAAGCCTGCCGGAATTCAGAATGTCCCTGATCTTTATTTATTAGCTCTCTGGTTTGTTTTCGGTGTGTTCTTCCCCCTTCTGTTCTACTGTACAAAATATATCACAGAGGTTCGAAAGGATGGGATCTATACCCGTTTAATACCTCTAAATCCTTCGTTTAAGAAAATCCCTATTTATATTGTTGAAGAGTGCAAAATTCAGGCATACGAGCCTTTTACCGGGAAAGATTGCGTGGACAAACCCCCTTCCAAGAAAGCGAATTTCGTTGTAATTCTGAAACTCATCACAGGGAAAAAAGTCGTAATCAGCTCAAGGAATCCAAAAGAACTCCACCAGGCAATTATGTCTGCGGTATCTGGTTTCTGA
- a CDS encoding DUF6141 family protein, producing the protein MYCTTEGMSKICNPVLFREVQKMDQVWIRLIGIPVVLSWYGAYQQLFLHRPFGNNPAPDWMMLVLLLVFGILFPLFFYSLKMITEVRKDGLYIRFYPFHFSFRFFPIKTIQNYEVVTYNPIRDYGGWGIRYGLKGTAYNTKGNRGVHFEFAEGCKVKKLMIGSQVLEKLSEAVRRAIKMQN; encoded by the coding sequence ATGTACTGCACAACTGAAGGAATGAGCAAGATATGTAATCCAGTTCTTTTCAGAGAAGTTCAGAAGATGGACCAGGTGTGGATCAGACTCATCGGGATTCCGGTAGTTCTCTCGTGGTATGGTGCCTACCAGCAACTCTTTCTGCACAGACCTTTCGGGAACAATCCTGCCCCTGACTGGATGATGCTTGTTTTACTGCTGGTTTTCGGGATTCTTTTTCCTCTTTTTTTCTATTCCCTCAAAATGATTACCGAGGTCAGGAAAGACGGCCTGTATATTCGTTTTTATCCGTTTCATTTTTCTTTTAGATTTTTTCCTATCAAGACTATCCAGAATTATGAAGTAGTAACTTACAATCCGATCAGGGACTACGGAGGTTGGGGTATACGCTACGGGTTAAAAGGGACAGCATATAATACAAAGGGCAATAGAGGGGTACATTTTGAATTTGCGGAAGGGTGCAAAGTAAAGAAGCTGATGATTGGTTCTCAGGTTCTGGAAAAGCTCTCCGAAGCTGTTAGAAGGGCAATAAAAATGCAGAATTAA
- a CDS encoding carboxymuconolactone decarboxylase family protein, translating into MGKNIQEIKEVKGFLPRSIAYAERINEDFGEGLAGFYESIWAEREGGLSMKQKHLMVFAIACSNNNIQSAVKILERLQKFGATRVEITDAMMMAAWTGGIQNFTDFSAAVLKEMERLGY; encoded by the coding sequence ATGGGGAAGAATATCCAAGAAATCAAAGAAGTAAAGGGCTTTTTGCCCAGATCTATTGCGTATGCTGAGCGGATAAATGAGGACTTTGGCGAAGGGCTCGCAGGTTTTTATGAATCCATCTGGGCTGAAAGGGAAGGTGGGCTTTCCATGAAACAGAAGCATCTGATGGTTTTCGCTATCGCCTGTTCCAACAATAATATCCAGAGTGCAGTGAAGATCCTTGAAAGGCTCCAGAAATTCGGAGCTACAAGAGTTGAAATCACGGACGCTATGATGATGGCTGCCTGGACTGGCGGTATTCAGAATTTTACGGATTTCAGTGCGGCAGTGCTGAAAGAAATGGAGAGACTGGGCTATTAA